In one window of Calypte anna isolate BGI_N300 chromosome 27, bCalAnn1_v1.p, whole genome shotgun sequence DNA:
- the IFI35 gene encoding interferon-induced 35 kDa protein isoform X1 — protein MSSEEEDSFVHVVPGGSPERGSPELNVEKIQRGIERWKELLHATEQGCAELEVPPGAAELCKEGEQLHKNLEQQMSLKNNEELSCQMDIALAKEKNNRLRQEKRELQKKLEEMRKRIPGDDPVMVLSALPEKKMVFKGLVTKKEDMNKLKLTPVIHYPLLGGSALITFEKAEVAQRIIEAKEHMVQLNYGEELDELDLCRVRVQAGPVDLLLPSALEVRLRQSSRSILVCDLPSLDIPGEALLDKLELIFSKKKNGGSEVESREFLGDSNQVLLTFVEEGVAGPLIARGCIQVPIGKREYKLKISPCMSGDIADLQLQPSRCPRTVLLSGIPDVLQEETMRDTLEIHFQKASHGGGEVDALAYVPAGRHGVAVFTEDKDKD, from the exons ATGAGCTCGGAAGAGGAG GATTCCTTCGTCCATGTGGTGCCCGGCGGGAGCCCGGAGAGGGGATCCCCGGAGCTGAACGTGGAGAAAATCCAGAGGGGGATCGAGCGCTGGAAG GAGCTTTTGCATGCTACGGAGCAAGGATGTGCAGAGCTGGAAGTGCCCCcgggtgctgcagagctgtgcaaagAGGGAGAACAACTGCATAAAAACCTTGAGCAACaaatgtctttgaaaaataaCGAAGAGCTGTCCTGCCAG ATGGACATTGCTTTAGCAAAGGAGAAGAACAACAGACTGAGGCAGGAGAAACGGGAGCTGcaaaagaaactggaagaaatgaggaagagaaTCCCTGGGGATGACCCAGTGATG GTGCTGTCTGCCTTGCCAGAGAAGAAAATGGTGTTTAAGGGACTTGTGACAAAGAAGGAGGACATGAACAAGCTAAAGCTCACCCCAGTGATCCACTACCCTCTGCTGGGTGGCTCAGCTCTTATTACCTTTGAGAAGGCAGAAG TGGCCCAGAGGATCATAGAGGCAAAGGAGCACATGGTACAGCTGAACTATGGGGAGGAGCTGGATGAGCTCGACCTGTGCAGAGTGCGAGTGCAGGCAGGGCCAGTGGATTTGCTGCTCCCATCTGCCCTGGAG GTCAGgctgaggcagagcagcagaagcatCCTCGTGTGTGACCTGCCCAGCCTGGACATCCCTGGTGAGGCACTGCTGGACAAGCTGGAACTCATCTTCAGCAAGAAGAAGAATGGGGGCAGTGAGGTGGAGAGCAGGGAGTTCCTGGGTGACTCCAACCAGGTGTTGCTGACCTTCGTGGAGGAGGGAG TGGCAGGGCCACTAATTGCAAGAGGATGCATCCAGGTGCCTATTGGGAAAAGAGAATACAAGCTCAAAATATCCCCGTGCATGAGTGGAGACATTGCTGACCTGCAG ctccagccctcccgCTGCCCCAGGACCGTCCTGCTCTCGGGCATCCCAGAcgtgctgcaggaggagaccATGAGGGACACCCTGGAAATCCACTTCCAGAAGGCGAGCCACGGCGGGGGAGAGGTGGATGCCCTCGCCTACGTCCCGGCGGGGCGGCACGGAGTGGCCGTTTTCACGGAGGACAAGGACAAGGACTAG
- the IFI35 gene encoding interferon-induced 35 kDa protein isoform X2, translating into MSSEEEDSFVHVVPGGSPERGSPELNVEKIQRGIERWKVLSALPEKKMVFKGLVTKKEDMNKLKLTPVIHYPLLGGSALITFEKAEVAQRIIEAKEHMVQLNYGEELDELDLCRVRVQAGPVDLLLPSALEVRLRQSSRSILVCDLPSLDIPGEALLDKLELIFSKKKNGGSEVESREFLGDSNQVLLTFVEEGVAGPLIARGCIQVPIGKREYKLKISPCMSGDIADLQLQPSRCPRTVLLSGIPDVLQEETMRDTLEIHFQKASHGGGEVDALAYVPAGRHGVAVFTEDKDKD; encoded by the exons ATGAGCTCGGAAGAGGAG GATTCCTTCGTCCATGTGGTGCCCGGCGGGAGCCCGGAGAGGGGATCCCCGGAGCTGAACGTGGAGAAAATCCAGAGGGGGATCGAGCGCTGGAAG GTGCTGTCTGCCTTGCCAGAGAAGAAAATGGTGTTTAAGGGACTTGTGACAAAGAAGGAGGACATGAACAAGCTAAAGCTCACCCCAGTGATCCACTACCCTCTGCTGGGTGGCTCAGCTCTTATTACCTTTGAGAAGGCAGAAG TGGCCCAGAGGATCATAGAGGCAAAGGAGCACATGGTACAGCTGAACTATGGGGAGGAGCTGGATGAGCTCGACCTGTGCAGAGTGCGAGTGCAGGCAGGGCCAGTGGATTTGCTGCTCCCATCTGCCCTGGAG GTCAGgctgaggcagagcagcagaagcatCCTCGTGTGTGACCTGCCCAGCCTGGACATCCCTGGTGAGGCACTGCTGGACAAGCTGGAACTCATCTTCAGCAAGAAGAAGAATGGGGGCAGTGAGGTGGAGAGCAGGGAGTTCCTGGGTGACTCCAACCAGGTGTTGCTGACCTTCGTGGAGGAGGGAG TGGCAGGGCCACTAATTGCAAGAGGATGCATCCAGGTGCCTATTGGGAAAAGAGAATACAAGCTCAAAATATCCCCGTGCATGAGTGGAGACATTGCTGACCTGCAG ctccagccctcccgCTGCCCCAGGACCGTCCTGCTCTCGGGCATCCCAGAcgtgctgcaggaggagaccATGAGGGACACCCTGGAAATCCACTTCCAGAAGGCGAGCCACGGCGGGGGAGAGGTGGATGCCCTCGCCTACGTCCCGGCGGGGCGGCACGGAGTGGCCGTTTTCACGGAGGACAAGGACAAGGACTAG
- the LOC115599780 gene encoding uncharacterized protein LOC115599780 gives MGVRTVRVRGLPADLPPDRVADKLTIHFLRSRNGGGEIVEVRVLPGPPPCALLTFEAPEVAQRVLEVKSHVLSVGGKLYPLEVTPHDTELTLDEIFICSSVIVDYSKLPDGENLLRNLHKSHSNVLLHFNSHNMHCMVKGPFTELQAFSRDLLGSLNLKAIGEILLPGSSHVAKETRTHDHQEVPDPAESGETAKVLNWDQVYEKGAEVPTFGDPVDGEAVRQLEDFSLVMDSDIFMYMQRFCAAEYQDVLRQHRVDVVDVSSEDITVLYLQPSAGVAGAVDTLHKAHLALQQLYRQLEVSLCQEKISKEGLDVDSQALRALIRELQKLYPNMLCHEDVKQLYLIGNLVDVSRAKKHIQDFSNRKDAAHRADIPSSSQPSHPAASSTREAAPLQNKVPVGTSTSGLSLGRLELKDKLKVAANFSPLKADRPQANHGPLLHQGSPPTGDWAQLSGTDALSSSDPTVLTQQDQPRVSTTGMILKSAAEFQQKDPKERDHVKGGAQLPRHRALSPFGGTRQNPGDSKGSGPSKYNSFTSMSSAFDMTKISSALDSTPTESKPLLRRSSSFSLPRSKESNKSQYRAEREGSRVSEEMSLDSLQWSYLRDVCSSALDELCRDGAVQISEHRTGNCTVLTLQAEDRNKLSQAKWKVEALVQKCPDLVCHTVSYSELALDGRDDSDLSELCSFLRGNSLQVGLSKDKYKLSLVCPREMLPGVTEAVQLFSSRRLNAPGHSNVTQPSRHQDTKLGAALPDSLETLQMDMQHLSIGDKAGQEDVLRAFQLQEAEEKRPPSPWRFQQTLGQEEANDHVNCGAVQGGCSPLSPGAVDKPGPADLRDSQEQPKRKLFVGEPDIARLKQVLPDRFQFARDKSRGGHHEAVGQLQSAAPAGPQSLPTRLCRAAAEQPPAAEPMGQEKARSNIQEEPELSSQQTRGSSLGQESSKTPLGTCDACQSLGVTCQAPCGHALCRTCFAVDTAQPACCSSSLLVPSCKIPGTFKIFSRSQSLPGFYRDLTLQITYSIPDGVQGVGDPHPGQPYKGGDFCAFLPDNKEGQKVVVLLKKAFDHGLIFQIKSYNGEERVTWGLVPHKTSWDGGKARNGYPDAQYLHEVCRVLKKLGIS, from the exons ATGGGCGTCCGCACGGTGCGGGTGCGCGGGCTCCCCGCAGATCTGCCCCCAGACAGGGTGGCCGACAAGCTGACCATCCACTTCCTGCGGTCTCGCAACGGTGGCGGGGAGATCGTCGAGGTGCGGGTACTGCCCGGACCCCCACCCTGCGCCCTCCTCACCTTCGAGGCGCCGGAAG TGGCCCAGAGGGTCCTGGAAGTGAAGAGCCACGTTCTGTCGGTCGGAGGAAAGCTGTACCCGCTGGAGGTGACACCGCACGACACCGAGCTGACCCTCGATGAG ATCTTCATATGCAGCTCTGTGATTGTTGACTACAGCAAACTTCCTGATGGTGAAAACCTCCTGAGGAACTTGCATAAAAGTCACAGCAATGTGCTGCTCCACTTCAACTCCCACAACATGCACTGCATGGTCAAGGGACCTTTCACTGAGCTGCAGGCCTTTAGCAGGGATCTGCTGGGCAGCCTGAATCTCAAGGCCATTGGAGAGATCCTCCTGCCAGGTTCAAGCCATGTTGCCAAAGAGACCAGAACACATGATCACCAGGAAGTGCCTGACCCTGCTGAGTCAGGAGAGACAGCAAAGGTTCTGAATTGGGACCAGGTGTATGAAAAAGGGGCTGAAGTCCCAACATTTGGGGACCCAGTGGATGGGGAAGCCGTCAGGCAGCTGGAGGACTTTTCCCTGGTGATGGACTCTGACATTTTCATGTACATGCAGAGGTTCTGTGCTGCTGAGTACCAAGATGTGCTCCGCCAGCATCGTGTGGATGTGGTGGATGTTAGCAGTGAGGACATCACTGTACTGTAcctccagccctctgcaggTGTGGCTGGAGCTGTGGACACCTTGCACAAAGCTCACCTGGCCCTGCAGCAGCTTTACCGGCAGCTGGAGGTGAGCTTGTGCCAGGAGAAGATCTCCAAGGAAGGGCTGGATGTGGACAGCCAGGCACTCAGGGCTCTGATCCGTGAGCTGCAGAAACTCTACCCCAACATGCTCTGCCATGAAGATGtgaagcagctttatcttattGGAAACCTTGTTGATGTCTCCCGGGCCAAGAAGCACATTCAGGATTTCAGCAACAGGAAAGATGCTGCACACAGGGCTGAcattcccagcagctcccagccctcacacccagcagcctccagcaccaGAGAGGCTGCACCACTGCAGAACAAGGTGCCTGTGGGCACCTCAACCTCAGGGCTCagcctgggcaggctggagctgAAAGATAAGCTCAAGGTCGCTGCCAACTTCAGCCCTCTGAAAGCTGACAGACCTCAGGCTAACCACGGCCCCTTGCTGCATCAGGGCTCTCCACCCACTGGAGACTGGGCACAGCTTTCTGGAACAGATGCCCTGAGTTCAAGTGACCCAACAGTGCTGACCCAGCAGGACCAGCCTCGTGTCTCTACAACAGGTATGATTCTGAAGTCAGCTGCGGAGTTTCAGCAGAAGGACCCCAAAGAAAGGGACCATGTGAAAGGAGGTGCCCAGCTTCCAAGACACAGGGCTCTGTCTCCTTTTGGAGGCACTAGGCAAAACCCTGGGGACTCTAAAGGCTCAGGTCCCAGCAAGTATAACTCCTTCACCAGCATGTCCAGTGCCTTTGACATGACAAAGATCTCTTCTGCTTTAGACTCTACACCTACTGAATCCAAGCCTCTGCTGCGAcgttccagcagcttctccctgcCACGgtcaaaagaaagcaacaaatcCCAGTAcagggcagagagggaaggcagcagggtgAGTGAAGAAATGAGCCTGGACTCCCTGCAGTGGTCTTACCTAAGGGACGTTTGCTCCTCTGCCCTTGATGAGCTGtgcagggatggagctgtgcAGATCTCAGAGCATCGCACTGGGAACTGCACTGTGCTGACACTACAGGCAGAGGACAGGAACAAGCTCTCCCAGGCTAAGTGGAAGGTGGAAGCTCTGGTGCAGAAGTGTCCTGACCTTGTGTGTCACACTGTGAGCTACTCTGAGCTCGCCCTCGATGGTCGAGATGACAGTGACCTGAGTGAACTCTGCAGCTTCTTGAGAGGAAACTCCCTCCAGGTTGGACTCAGCAAAGACAAGTACAAGCTGTCTCTTGTCTGCCCCAGGGAGATGCTGCCAGGAGTGACTGAGGCTGTCCAGTTGTTTTCTTCCAGGAGGCTCAATGCTCCAGGGCACTCAAATGTCACCCAGCCAAGCAGACACCAGGACACGAAGCTGGGTGCAGCCCTTCCTGACAGCCTGGAGACCCTACAGATGGACATGCAGCACCTGAGCATTGGTGATAAAGCAGGCCAGGAAGATGTTCTCAGGGCTTttcagctgcaggaggctgaggaaaAGAGGCCCCCCAGCCCTTGGAGATTCCAGCAGACattggggcaggaggaggccAATGACCACGTTAACTGTGGGGCTGTGCAAGGAGGATGCAGCCCTCTCAGCCCTGGTGCAGTGGATAAGCCAGGTCCTGCTGACCTGAGGGACTCCCAGGAACAGCCAAAGAGAAAACTGTTTGTGGGGGAGCCTGACATTGCACGGCTAAAGCAGGTTTTGCCAGACAGATTCCAGTTTGCAAGAGACAAGAGCAGAGGAGGCCATCATGAAGCAGTGGGACAGCTGCagtctgcagctcctgctggtcCTCAGTCCCTGCCCACCcggctgtgcagagctgcagctgagcagcctcctgcagcagagcccaTGGGCCAGGAGAAGGCCAGGAGCAACATCCAGGAGGAGCCAgagctctcctcccagcagaCAAGAGGCTCCAGCCTTGGGCAAGAAAGCAGCAAGACCCCTTTGGGCACATGTGATGCTTGCCAGAGCTTGGGGGTGACCTGCCAGGCCCCCTGTGGACATGCCTTGTGCAGGACCTGTTTTGCAGTGGACACTGCACAGCCAgcttgctgcagctcctccttgCTTGTCCCGAGCTGCAAGATTCCAGGGACATTCAAGATCTTCTCCCGGTCTCAGAGTCTGCCTGGCTTCTATCGGGACCTCACGCTGCAGATTACCTACAGCATCCCTGATGGAGTGCAGGGG GTTGGTGACCCCCACCCAGGACAGCCTTACAAAGGGGGGGATTTCTGTGCTTTCCTGCCTGACAACAAGGAAGGGCAGAAGGTAGTAGTGCTGCTGAAGAAAGCATTTGATCACGGGCTGATATTCCAGATCAAGTCCTACAATGGAGAGGAAAGAGTGACATGGGGCCTTGTCCCACACAAGacctcctgggatggaggcAAAGCCAG GAATGGCTATCCAGATGCCCAGTATCTCCATGAGGTTTGCAGAGTCCTGAAGAAACTGGGAATCTCCTGA